Genomic DNA from Eleutherodactylus coqui strain aEleCoq1 chromosome 8, aEleCoq1.hap1, whole genome shotgun sequence:
TTGGCGCTGGTGTACTTGGTGACGGCCTTGGTGCCCTCGGACACGGCGTGCTTGGCCAGCTCTCCGGGCAGCAGCAGGCGCACGGCGGTCTGGATCTCCCGGGAGGTGATGGTGGAGCGCTTGTTGTAGTGAGCCAGGCGGGAGGCTTCCCCTGCGATGCGCTCGAAGATGTCGTTGACGAAGGAGTTCATGATGCCCATGGCCTTGGAGGAGATGCCGGTGTCGGGGTGGACCTGCTTCAGCACCTTGTACACGTAGATGGCATAGCTCTCCTTCCTGGTCTTCTTACGCTTCTTGCCGTCCTTCTTCTGAGTCTTGGTCACGGCTTTCTTGGAGCCCTTCTTGGGCGCTGGAGCAGACTTGGCGGGATCAGGCATGATAAGGTAAAAATACTTTCctcactagagagaacagtgttCCTGCACCTCCCAGCGCTGCGGTATTTATAGCGGGCCATGCAAATGAGTACCGCCGTCTGCTTGCTGTTCTACTGGAGCAGCAAAGCATGTGACCCCTGTGAGCGTCATTAGCCACGCCCAGTGCCGCTCATTGGTTCTTCCTCAAGTCTGGCCTCTATTGCGTGGATTGAAATCTACCCAATTAGAAGAGAGGAGGGCGGAGCAGCAGGTTATAAAAATCAACAGAAGGGCTCTTCTCCTTATCACTACTTCcgaagtgttttttttcccttgttcTGCTTTCCTGTGCTAGAAGATGTCTGGACGCGGCAAACAAGGAGGCAAAGTCCGTGCTAAGGCCAAGACTCGCTCATCCCGGGCAGGGCTGCAGTTCCCTGTCGGCCGTGTACACAGGCTTCTCCGCAAGGGCAACTACGCTGAGAGGGTGGGCGCCGGCGCTCCGGTCTACATGGCAGCAGTGCTAGAGTATCTGACCGCTGAGATCCTGGAATTGGCTGGCAATGCCGCCCGGGACAACAAGAAGACCCGCATCATCCcccgtcacctccagctggctgtgcGCAACGACGAGGAGCTGAACAAGCTGCTCGGTGGGGTGACCATCGCCCAGGGAGGCGTCCTGCCCAACATCCAGGCCGTGCTGCTGCCCAAGAAGACCGAGAGCAGCAAGACGAGCAAGAGCAAGTGATCGCGCTGATCCCTACATAGAaccaaaggctcttctaagagccacccACATGCTCCTTACAACAGAGCTGCGCCGCTTCTATGCTGTGATACTCGGTCGCCGGTACGCCGGGAAACTAAAACTGTACAGGACTTTCCACAAGGAGGCAGAGATTGGGGCGGATGCCAATTTGGCCATCCCTGTCACCGGCAGAAGCGCACAATcgtcctgctgtaggtgacctcATGTCCAGAGGACGGGCGGCTGTAGGACTCGCTCACCAGTCCTTGCGATAACGGGTTAACAGAGTCCTCTGTTAGGTCACGTATATACAAGAATCAGAACGCTTCAGTTGTGTTTCGGATAgaacacccagctttctcaggatCCTGCGTGGGCCGTATGCTTACAAAGCCTTGCAGCCGCATCATCCAGCTCTCTCAGAGCTCTGCACGGTCGCCCCCTTAGAAGTGCGCTCATCACGTCACCCAGTTCTTCACGGCCATGCCCTTTTTATGGAGGTGTAGCTATATCACACAGCTTTCCCAGAGCCCTGCACGGCACAGGCTAGTTTTGGATTATAGTAAACCTACAGGGATTAGACGTCCTCTTGCGTTACGGGTGGAGCAGGTAGAGGATTCCACCGCCCGTCGTAGGGCCGGGATTACGGGGTGCATCTGAGGGTTCTTTACCTCCAGCCCCGAGCGCCTCTATATCAGACGGCCTGGTCACTGATTACACGTGTTACATGGATGGATGGAGGACAGGAAGAGCGGGAGACGCGATCAATTGAGCGGGAAGTTCAAAATCTCCGGTGATCAGCCAATGAGCGGGAAGAATCTGACTATAGCCCCGCCCATAGGCGGCACTAAAACCACCCGACCTCCAACGGCAGGTCTGTTAACCCTTCACCGCACTCATTAATTCAGGCCCAGCTCCTCGCGTATTATAAACATAACCTGCCTGCCCTAAATAGGTTAAGGGGTTTAAAAGCGTGCCGTGACCGCAGCCTGAAGCGCACCCTGACGGGGAGGCTGCTACACCCCCGCTGTATCATGTCAGAGCGCATAGACCATCACCGCTGCTGACGACCCCACAAGGAGTTGGattacagcctttccttggaagaggtgggcggctctgagaagagcctttgtgttctggagaaagagcagaattattaacctccgaagccgtagagagtgcggccctggcgcttgagcgcgtacaccacgtccatagcggtgacggtcttgcgcttggcgtgctcggtgtaggtgacggcgtcgcggatcacgttctccaggaagactttcaggacgccgcgagtctcttcatagatgaggccggagatacgcttgacgcctcccctgcgagctagacggcggatggcaggcttggtgatgccctggatgttatcacggagcaCCTTCCTGTGCCGCTTGGCGCCACCCTTCCCAAGACCTTTCCCTCCTTTACCGCGACCAGACATCTTCTACGTTACAAGCAGAAAGCGATGGCTACTCAGCGCAGAGCCCTACTCTATATAGACAGTGAGCGGACCAGAGAGGAAACTACTAATCAGGGCCGTCATTGCGGGGCGTTTCTTTTAGTTGTCTAGCGTGAAGGCCCATCCcctctccctgctgattggctgaatacaAGAGCCCTTGCCATCTTGTGCAGCCGATTGGCCTGTCAGCTCCTGAAGCAGTGGGAGAGAAGACGGAGGAGGGGTGAAGGAGACAAGGGCCATGCAGCAGAGAGCCGCTGGAGCGTGAATCCCTCCTGTAAAGCGAGGAGTGCAGCTGCTGCCACAAACACGTGGGGGCGAGGGGAGAGCGCGCAGGGAGGCTTCGGTGAAGGGGAGTActagagctctgctgcatcagcgcTCCCCTGCCGGAGCAGAGAGACACTCAGGAGCCACAACAGACAGCTGTGGGCGGCAGGAACATCAGGGCACAAGGAGGCCCCATAACCTGTGACAGTCCCCGGCACAGGGCATACAGTGGCACTTCTACTGCCACCCCAAGAAGCACCAGCATTActcctcctctgctgtggccaccatgctgtgcaacactctgcagattcTCAAGACCcggagtccccctttacagtcatCAATGAAGTGCAAACCGAACGACTtccctgtgtgactgctgccagAGACTGCTGTATACTCCTTATGTCTTAGGGGCCTTTACAGGTCTACTTAAGGAGCTTTAAGCAACTGGCAAAATCCCCTACAAAGGCAGGAAACGCAGAAGTGTTTCTGCTATGGGACCCACTAGACAGAACTCTCCCAGTGATACACTAAAGATGTTTGCTAGGGGGGAACCCCCCGACACGGAGCCTACGACATCATCTGCATCAGGAGACGTGGCCTCTGCACCAACCGCCTGTTTGAGTTCGCTTGCTGGGTTGGTTCAGACTTTGCAATGACTGTCCGATCGGCTCTTATCAGCGATGCAGACAGCTACTGCTGCCCTTACGGGTAAAATCCTTGAGATCTGAATGGATGTGAGCCTGTTGAGACAAGCCACCCAGAATCTAAGAGACCGGCCGGGTCACTAGTACAGAGGACAGGATCTCTGTGCTGGATGATACCGTATCCCTGACGGCAGCGACTGTGCAAGAGCTTACGCCAAAAGCAGAAATCTGGAAACAAAAGGCGGGCGGCTTGGGAAATGGCTCACAGCGGAATAATCTCTGTGTTGTGGGCCTGCCAGAACGCACTGAGAGGCAGAGACCGCAGGGGATCATGGAAGCATCCACGTAGTCACCGTTCCATGATCCCCTGCGGTCTCTGCCCCTCAGTGCGTTCTGGCAGGCCCACAATACAGAGATTATTCCGCCGTGAACCATTCCCCAAGCCGTCCGCCTTTTGTTTCCAGATTTCTGTCACACAGGTCTTTGTGGTGGAGCGCGCACACCGAGTACCCATGAAACCACCTATACCAGGCGGGCGCTCCTCCCGGACCCCTGTTGGCAAAGCTGCTCAACTTCTGGGATAGAGAGGTgatcctacaagctgccagaacAGGAGGCCCTCTTAGATGCAACAATCCTGCAAAATCCATCTCCCCGGACTTCTCGGCAGATCTACAAAAGCAGAGAGCGCCCTTCTTTCGGATCAAAAGGCAACTCTGAGATCTCCAGCTGCCATACTCCATAGCATATGGATGGTGACCGCACACGTTTCTTCTCCTCTCCGTCTGAGGCTGAGGAATGGCTGTCTAACAGGCATCAACCAGAGTGACTGAAATGTATACTTATCCAAGAAAAAGAATcagctatactaatagatcatagactgaacatgcgtCAACCATGTGATGGAGCAGCCAAAAAGTCAAATGCAattgtgggatgtattaagagaagcacagagtctagatcacgtgaggtcattatcccctctactcttccttagtcagacctcatctggaatactgggtccagttctgggcaccacactttaaaaaagacatcgacaaactggagcaagttcagagaagagttaccaagatggtgagcggtctgcaaatcatgtcctatgaggaacggttaaaggatctgggaatgtttagcagaagagaaggctgagaggagacgtaatagcagtctacaaatatctgaagggctgtcacagtgcagagggatcagccctattgtcatctgtacaaggaaagacaagaagcaacgggatgaaactgaaaggaaggagacacagattagatattagacagtgaggggatcaatgagtggaacaggttgccacgggaggtggggagttctccttcaatgggagtcttcagaggccggacaaccATCTATCTGTGAtgttttagtgatcctgcactgagcggggggttggacccgatgaccctgggggtccttctaactctaccattctatgaatctatAACTATCTTCTTCTTTCAGGCAGAGAGCCTATTATCTGCTGAGTGGGCCCGCTTCCAAATTACCCTGCTTCGCCTCAGAGGCTCTATGATTAGAATATATAATTTGCATTCAACTTCAGGTTAGCAGGCCCAGGATATATATGTGCATGTAAATGATAGGAGCCTGgaggcatagagataaaagctttcctctatgtattcagtatgtgcccattaTAACAAGAACAATGCAAACGTCTCAGGACGTACCGCCTAGGATCGAGCggtatggatgagagactgctttcttcatgcagaaaagaggacacagcaagacGTATAAGACGGGAGCTAACATAACCTGCTGCATAGGTGAGATCATTACCATTGCCAGGATATATATGGTTGCCCATGGATCGCCGTGTTCCTGACTGCTGCGGGTGTGACGCCCCAATGGTTCACAAGCACTACGCTCAGCACCGgcacagggtgatgttcacaactactctggtagatagatatgcaccgaagagcagtgtgcaccacaactgaaatgcaTAACCCTGATGAAAAGCCTGTGCAACACCAGGGTACCACACTCAGCACGGCGACAGGGAACGCATGCGCTGTATGAACGAGccgcacaccatgctatgctgaatgGTAGCACCGCTCCAGGGAGgatgaagcctggccctaacctagtaaGTGGGGTGAAGGGGCCCTGCCTTAAAGAAGAGTAGTAGCCTTGATAGagacggccccacggtcttcctcctgggccctgtctgtccctgaaaggacccctggagagatgaaccgaacagcaaagcaacacagaaatgaaaaacagaaatgcaaCTGAAACGGAACCCACAGcgacttatctgcaagtagcacagaagagctccaaactccagggactccactatggaccagaataagcagcactgagcaaaggtaggcgtgagaatatatagccactatgcacatgggaactggcagagtgaatgggAAGCCACACAAcatcaccctactcccaggcatgactaatctagCATGCATCAAAGACAGGCAGCaacagcagtctctgcacatggtgcattaacccctgtcctccataacaaggcaacaggtcttgacCTGCGTCCAGACCACCATGCCCCAACAGCGTCAAGGTACAACAGGACCCTTCACTCCTAACCGTTGAAGAGGATGGACTCCAACTACACCTCAATCACCCGCATTTATAGAAGGCAGACATCTTGTGACGGTGCATGTATTGgtacttttgcagacatatcccagccactttcagacattagccccttacatgctgcagctgtgcaatgcatacaacagagtactagacccTTACACgggcactgcccccccccccccccccccgcaagcagacatgtttcaatgtttcaataaaggcccatttagctagctgaaagacaacgatgagccttatccatgctgcatgctgcattcttagcgggataccgctgatactattgttttagctggtatcctgcttggGGAACACAGCTGGAATATGAAGAAGACAatcgctccagctgtgttctgcataccccgctaggAGTGCTTAGCGGGATATCAGctaagcgctccgagaagacaacagctgaaTGGAggagatagcggtcccgcttgtattctgcatacagcgtgagccttcatttacacgcttatgcaaagcggacgctcaaaactgtcccatGAACTGCCGTGTGCGTGGattttgggtgataatcgttgtgtctaaatgggcctttagaatgatCTTCAGTAAACACTGGGAGATACTTAAAAGTGATATTTTCCTAATAGATACCATAACCCCCAGGCCCAATATAGTATTCTGTAAGGACGCATCAAAAACATAGGGGCAATTTATCTACCCTACCGGCAGGATCCTATAAGTGCCAGCATGGAAGATGCACACGCTGCAACAATATAGCACACAGCATGCAGCAAGTGGAGATATGACCGGGCACATTTACGACAATACAATACTGTTTAAACTGTCCGAAGTGGAGACTGACTTCAGATGGCCACCAAGCTCCAGTATTCATCATTCTATACGGCACGTGTCACACcagattgatgacatcacaatgcacagtcAACTGCCAGACAGGCGGGCTCATTAGCATGTACTCCAGTCAATTCCatgtccttccctgcatgtttagcgccattttctacccaatagacatgcagggaaggcattaccacctcctgctgtgacatgccagccctatcccacccccctgcagtgagtggctggcaagatcaggtgaccgccgagtacctaaagcggtcccgcccgtgcctcgcctcagacacacgctgggagagtatagggacagtgctgctgctgatatagggttaGCGTAggttcctgtctacaagaaccccaactgtccttcttagggccacatctgaccgtgtgcattactgttgtggctggctgggagcagtagtgcccccccccccccccacctcgggCTGTGcacgccattacagctatagcgttctaagtctgcagtgtattatacagagtatagggaaagtgttagagtaggatcctgtctacaaaaaccccaaagctcctccattgggctgcatctgaccgtgtacattatacttgtggcctgctgggagttgtagtgcatccatttttgtattacgcatctaggcctgttcccagcctttcagcaatagacgttctcaggctgcagtgccgtacaaccggctctcaccatgaaactgcactcaaatatttcctagcctactgcaaacgacttcagttataccgttttgtgtctgcagtgtattagacagaggtctcaccgctaaacagtactgtaatattaccggggccactgcatggtatttcagctctgccgctgtgcagagcatctcacaataccctttcctttgtggggttgagatagccgcagttaccagcactctccACTGGCGTTAgactcttctccccctccacacagcctctataatctacaagtctctgcgagcagtaaattacccctcggtatcagcgcaagacagcgggtaaatgttttcaagtcacagcatagagcctccgctatctacaagtctctgtgtgcggtgaattaaggcccagttgtcagtgcggtACAGTGggataatttatttgggccctgctctattcttaatccgccatgatgaggagtaggcgtaagggtcgaggacgcggaggttcaagtgagggtgtgggcacatgccgagttcctggtccaggtgaattgcagccggctgctgcgggattaggagagaggaaagtttctggggtccccagcttcatatcacaatttttgggtctacttaatagacctttattacaaacagagcagtgtgagcaggtcctgtcgtggatggcagaatatgcatccagcaatctatcgaccacccagtcttctacgcagtccattaCTGCAACTCTGactcctctcgctgctgctcctccttcctcccagcctcctcactccatggaaatgacacattctgaggagcaggcagactcccaggaactgttctggggcccctgccttgattgggaaataatagttcctctctcacctcaggagtttgtcgtgacccatGCCCaatctttgaaaagttcccggggtccgggtgatgaggccggggacttccggc
This window encodes:
- the LOC136577760 gene encoding histone H2B 1.1-like — translated: MPDPAKSAPAPKKGSKKAVTKTQKKDGKKRKKTRKESYAIYVYKVLKQVHPDTGISSKAMGIMNSFVNDIFERIAGEASRLAHYNKRSTITSREIQTAVRLLLPGELAKHAVSEGTKAVTKYTSAK
- the LOC136577761 gene encoding histone H2A type 1-like, whose protein sequence is MSGRGKQGGKVRAKAKTRSSRAGLQFPVGRVHRLLRKGNYAERVGAGAPVYMAAVLEYLTAEILELAGNAARDNKKTRIIPRHLQLAVRNDEELNKLLGGVTIAQGGVLPNIQAVLLPKKTESSKTSKSK